The Bacillota bacterium DNA window CGGCCCTGGAGGATCTCTACGTCCCGCAGCAACAGCGCCAGTGCCGCATCGTGGAGGGCAGCTCCCCCGAGGAGCGGGTGGACGCCCTGGTGGCGGCCCTGCTCGACCTCAAGGTGCTGTGAACGTCTGAAGGTGCTGCTCGACTGAAGGTGCCCCCTCGACCCGGGGGCTTCTCGAAAGGATGGATGGCTTTACGATGAACATCCTGGCGGCAATTCTGGCACCGGACGGACAGCTGCACGCCGGCTGGGCTGAACTCATCGGCTGCGCCGTCGAGGCGGCCCGGGCGGCCGGCGGGCGGGCCGAGGCGCTGGTGCTGGGCGGCTTTCAGCCCGGCGCGGCGAGCGCACAGGTGGCGCAAGCGTGGAGGGCCGGTGCCGAACGGGTCTTTGTTGCAGGCGACGCCACACTGGCAGACCCCGACCCGGATCGCTACCTCGGCGCGCTGGCGGAGGCCGCACGGGCCACGGAGGCTTCCACCATCGTTCTCAACGGGGATCCGTTCGGGGCGCAGATCGGGCCGCGCCTTGCGATGCGTCTGGGAGCGGCGCCCATCACGGATGCGGTCGGGGTGAGGCCAGCCGACGGCAAGCCGGCGTGGATTCGCCCCATGTACGGGGGCAAGGCGATGGCGGTCATCGGCACGCGCCGCCCGAAGGCCGTGGTCACCGTGAGGCCGCGGGCGTTTGCCGCGCCGGCGCCCCGGGCGGGGGAGCCCCCTGCGGAAGCCATCGTGCAAGTGGCGCTCAAAGAAGTGGGTTCGGCGCCGGGGCGGGTGCGGGTCGTCGAGCGCAAGCGGGCCGCCTCGGAAGGACTTCGCCTGGAGGACGCCAGGGTTATCGTCTCCGGCGGAAGGGGTATCGGGGGCGCTGAGGGGTTCCAGATGCTGCAGAAGCTAGCCGGCGTGCTGGGCGGCGCTGTGGGGGCCTCACGGGCCGCGGTGGATGCGGGGTGGATTGCCGGCCACCTGCAGATAGGCCAGACCGGCAAGATGGTG harbors:
- a CDS encoding FAD-binding protein; this translates as MDGFTMNILAAILAPDGQLHAGWAELIGCAVEAARAAGGRAEALVLGGFQPGAASAQVAQAWRAGAERVFVAGDATLADPDPDRYLGALAEAARATEASTIVLNGDPFGAQIGPRLAMRLGAAPITDAVGVRPADGKPAWIRPMYGGKAMAVIGTRRPKAVVTVRPRAFAAPAPRAGEPPAEAIVQVALKEVGSAPGRVRVVERKRAASEGLRLEDARVIVSGGRGIGGAEGFQMLQKLAGVLGGAVGASRAAVDAGWIAGHLQIGQTGKMV